The proteins below are encoded in one region of Streptomyces ficellus:
- a CDS encoding SRPBCC family protein, whose amino-acid sequence MSSSLVETVDTQAPVSLIWQLWSDVTKWPRFLTHVQRVDRIDERRFTWWLALPGADKYFTAELTEVVPEERIAWKATAGTQHAGVVTFHRLSDTTSRVTIQLEYEPEGFVEHLAALTNLDRTVANYDLGQFQRMAEELAAQS is encoded by the coding sequence ATGTCATCCTCGCTGGTCGAAACAGTGGACACGCAGGCGCCCGTCTCCCTGATCTGGCAGCTGTGGAGCGACGTCACGAAGTGGCCGCGGTTCCTCACCCACGTCCAGCGGGTCGACCGGATCGACGAGCGCCGGTTCACGTGGTGGCTGGCCCTGCCCGGGGCCGACAAGTACTTCACCGCCGAGCTGACCGAGGTCGTCCCGGAGGAGCGCATCGCCTGGAAGGCGACGGCCGGTACCCAGCACGCCGGTGTCGTGACCTTCCACCGGCTGAGTGACACCACCAGCCGTGTCACCATCCAGCTCGAGTACGAGCCCGAGGGCTTCGTCGAGCACCTCGCGGCCCTGACCAACCTGGACAGGACGGTGGCCAACTACGACCTGGGACAGTTCCAGCGGATGGCCGAGGAACTCGCCGCACAGTCCTGA
- a CDS encoding VOC family protein produces the protein MPAIRKFQVTFDCAEPERLARFWCEVLGYVVPPPPAGFDTWDDYQRSLPPEERDAWFACTDPSGVGPRLYFQRVPEGKAAKNRLHLDVRVGTGLVGEERLAALEAERARLVPLGAVHVRTLYDGNDACIPMLDIEGNEFCID, from the coding sequence GTGCCGGCGATCAGGAAGTTTCAGGTCACCTTCGACTGCGCGGAACCGGAGCGCCTCGCTCGTTTCTGGTGCGAGGTGTTGGGATACGTCGTACCGCCACCACCGGCGGGGTTCGACACGTGGGACGACTATCAGCGCTCGCTTCCGCCCGAGGAGCGGGATGCGTGGTTCGCTTGCACGGATCCCTCAGGAGTGGGCCCGCGACTGTACTTCCAGCGCGTCCCCGAAGGGAAGGCCGCCAAGAACCGGCTGCATCTCGACGTGCGGGTCGGGACCGGCCTCGTGGGGGAGGAGCGCCTGGCTGCCCTTGAGGCCGAACGCGCGCGGCTGGTCCCGCTCGGCGCCGTCCATGTGCGGACCCTGTACGACGGCAATGACGCGTGCATCCCGATGCTGGACATCGAGGGCAACGAGTTCTGCATCGACTGA
- a CDS encoding TetR/AcrR family transcriptional regulator produces MTTLPSRAGTKGVPRAAREQQVLAAATEEFGRHGFEATTMTVVAARVGVTKPLLHQYFGSKQDLYLACLTPIGDRLLDALRAAMAEHGTGSPPTALRVLHALFTALDAQRTAWFVLYDATLPPGSEAAQRAAHYRSAIDDLAALGTAGLLQTAGTEEPLGADALQAAGTRDPLDADALKYAWRGLCSALVRWWVNHPEESPEAMTQRCARLFAAGRTLLATSDVDT; encoded by the coding sequence ATGACAACACTCCCGTCCAGGGCCGGCACCAAAGGCGTCCCCCGAGCCGCACGCGAACAGCAGGTGCTGGCCGCAGCCACCGAGGAGTTCGGCCGGCACGGTTTCGAGGCCACCACCATGACCGTCGTCGCCGCCCGAGTCGGCGTCACCAAGCCCCTGTTGCACCAGTACTTCGGCAGCAAGCAGGACCTCTACCTCGCCTGCCTCACCCCCATCGGCGACCGGCTGCTGGACGCCCTACGTGCCGCGATGGCCGAGCACGGCACCGGCTCGCCACCCACCGCCCTGCGCGTCCTGCACGCCCTGTTCACCGCCCTGGACGCGCAGCGCACGGCGTGGTTCGTCCTGTACGACGCCACACTGCCGCCCGGCAGCGAGGCGGCACAACGCGCGGCCCACTACCGCAGCGCCATCGACGACCTCGCGGCCCTTGGCACCGCCGGCCTCCTACAGACCGCGGGAACCGAGGAACCGCTCGGCGCCGACGCCCTCCAGGCGGCGGGAACCCGCGACCCGCTCGACGCCGACGCCCTGAAGTACGCCTGGCGCGGCCTGTGCAGCGCCCTCGTCCGCTGGTGGGTCAACCATCCCGAAGAGTCCCCGGAAGCCATGACCCAACGCTGCGCACGCCTCTTCGCAGCCGGCCGCACCCTCCTGGCCACCTCCGACGTCGACACCTGA